One window of the Tubulanus polymorphus chromosome 11, tnTubPoly1.2, whole genome shotgun sequence genome contains the following:
- the LOC141913147 gene encoding uncharacterized protein LOC141913147 translates to MISTWLSCAVVMVMMTAAVHSTVSESLDARLKHVEQSMSHIWRQLMLQQMFVEERIRSDGKSGIKQLRLTRQGTKTYFSTTYSGGRAAAIHDHSNHIRTVGMGEFVAVLNGVEFRTRHNDYKLVKPASVAPGMNRTAYNQVEEIPFPDVPKSVTEKDTVEEQIQEMREYFKAFDQQDETHRNYKEYFKPLLCFLEGGWTVSDEGTIDESFDSDRHHLDASSWLDLQEKVRYSSYTGRKDQFEKFAYLPITITKVVNGVPILAQWNYRILCHPLKNYLSTKRFALVDDLDVRMANKHDIKQHEMSRAARYKLAPEDEASWEEGSNRTDFLDKLMSEIPGKDGYGAFMVDDEISGSRAKSFVEPEKDLNAAYYHRWFTGDRDAMGSRFQHRGFDDDSLFAASTTQEKIAPAEAEYCQKKKCVQVKQRFTYAIPLEIVYLTPLNSWNPHNIAYKHDEDPKTSPGIGKKPGNALAHASRETYNLTPLEFYASNGYSGDPADTSNGFMYIKDNKGVPQKVVASGAKLLLPPIPGIDRRVRLRFPIMPIHQEGSVCWKKIEALQDSLRAKEEL, encoded by the exons ATGATTTCCACTTGGTTGTCCTGCGCGGTTGTTATGGTCATGATGACCGCAGCCGTACACTCAACTGTCAGTGAATCTCTGGACGCCCGACTGAAACACGTCGAACAGTCGATGAGCCACATTTGGCGACAGTTGATGTTACAACAAATGTTTGTAGAAGAACGTATCAGATCCGATGGTAAATCTGGTATCAAACAACTACGACTCACTCGCCAGG GAACCAAGACCTACTTTTCGACGACGTACAGCGGCGGGCGAGCTGCTGCCATTCACGATCACTCAAACCACATTCGTACAGTCGGCATGGGCGAATTCGTCGCCGTGTTGAACGGAGTCGAATTCAGAACCAGACACAACGATTATAAACTCGTGAAGCCTGCCTCCGTCGCTCCCGGAATGAACAGAACCGCTTACAATCAGGTTGAGGAAATCCCGTTCCCAGACGTCCCGAAATCAGTTACAGAAAAGGACACGGTTGAAGAACAG ATTCAAGAGATGAGGGAATATTTCAAGGCGTTCGATCAACAAGACGAAACTCACAGAAACTACAAGGAATATTTCAAGCCGTTGTTGTGTTTTCTGGAAGGAGGATGGACTGTATCTGATGAAGGCACCATCGACGAATCGTTCGATAGCGACCGACACCATCTGGACGCCTCGTCGTGGCTTGATCTTCAGGAAAAA GTAAGATATTCATCGTACACTGGACGAAAAGatcaatttgagaaattcgCCTACCTGCCGATTACGATTACTAAAGTAGTGAACGGCGTCCCGATTCTGGCGCAATGGAACTATCGAATTTTATGTCACCCGCTGAAGAACTATTTATCGACAAAACGATTTGCACTCGTCGATGATTTAGACGTCAGAATGGCAAATAAACATGATATCAAACAACACGAGATGTCTAGAGCTGCCCGATATAAG CTCGCACCTGAAGACGAAGCCTCATGGGAAGAGGGCAGTAATCGAACTGATTTTCTCGATAAATTGATGTCTGAAATCCCGGGTAAAGACGGTTACGGCGCCTTCATGGTCGATGACGAAATCAGTGGAAGTCGCGCCAAA TCATTCGTTGAACCAGAAAAAGATTTGAATGCGGCGTATTATCACAGATGGTTCACCGGTGACCGGGACGCTATGGGATCTAGATTCCAACACCGCGGTTTCGACGACGACAGTTTGTTCGCGGCTTCGACCACGCAGGAAAAAATAGCACCAGCTGAG GCCGAATACTGCCAGAAAAAGAAATGCGTGCAAGTCAAACAGAGGTTCACGTACGCGATACCGTTGGAAATTGTCTATCTGACTCCGCTTAACAGCTGGAATCCCCACAATATTGCTTACAAG catGACGAGGACCCAAAAACCTCACCGGGTATTGGAAAGAAACCGGGTAATGCTTTGGCGCACGCTTCGAGGGAGACATACAACCTAACTCCTTTAGAATTCTACGCATCTAACGGATACAGCGGGGACCCGGCCGACACTTCAAACGGCTTCATGTACATCAAAGACAATAAGGGTGTGCCTCAAAAGGTTGTCGCATCTGGAGCGAAGCTTTTATTGCCGCCTATTCCAG GTATCGACCGTAGAGTTCGGTTACGATTCCCGATCATGCCCATTCACCAGGAAGGTAGCGTTTGCTGGAAGAAAATCGAAGCACTTCAG GATTCGTTACGAGCGAAAGAAGAATTGTAG